In Tenacibaculum sp. 190524A02b, the genomic stretch TATATAAGGGGTTCAGGAGTTCGGAATACGAAATAGAACCTAAAATAGAACTTATTTGTGCTTAAATTCCTTTGGAGTAAGTCCTGTTTCTTTTTTAAAGTTGGTATAAAAAGAAGTTTTCGAATTGAATCCACATTCCAAACCAATAGAAAGCAAACTATACTTGTCAAAATCTGGATCTTTTAACAAGGTCTTTACATCTTTAATACGATAGGAATTGATCAATTCAGAAAAACTCAAACCTGCATTTTCTTTAATTACTTGCAAAAGATATCCACTACTAATACCCGATTGTTCGGCAACACGATCTCTACTTAAGCTAGCATCGTGGTGAATTTTTTCTTCTTCCAGTAAGTACAACAATTTAGAAAAATAGGAATGT encodes the following:
- a CDS encoding AraC family transcriptional regulator, whose protein sequence is MERKVAIKSEKSIANQHSYFSKLLYLLEEEKIHHDASLSRDRVAEQSGISSGYLLQVIKENAGLSFSELINSYRIKDVKTLLKDPDFDKYSLLSIGLECGFNSKTSFYTNFKKETGLTPKEFKHK